From the Halichoerus grypus chromosome 3, mHalGry1.hap1.1, whole genome shotgun sequence genome, one window contains:
- the PABPC4L gene encoding polyadenylate-binding protein 4-like: MNVAAKYRQASLYVGDLNADVTEDLLFKKFSTVGPVLSIRICRDLITRRSLGYAYVNFLKLADAQKALDTMNFDMIKGKPIRLMWSQRDAYLRKSGIGNVFIKNLDKSIDNKTLYEHFSAFGKILSSKVMSDDQGSRGYAFVHFQNQIAADRAIEEMNGALLKDCRLFVGRFKNRKDREAELQNKVNEFTNVYIKNFGDDMDDERLKEAFSKYGKTLSVKVMTDSSGKSKGFGFVSFDSHEAAKKAVEEMNGKDINGQLLFVGRAQKKSERQAELKQMFEQLKQERFRRCQGMKLYIKNLDDTIDDEKLWREFSSFGSISRVKIMREEGRSKGFGLICFSSPEEATKAMAEMNGRILGSKPLYVALAQRP; this comes from the coding sequence ATGAATGTAGCAGCCAAGTACCGCCAGGCATCCCTGTATGTGGGTGATCTCAATGCAGATGTCACGGAGGACCTGCTGTTCAAAAAGTTCAGCACTGTGGGGCCTGTGCTGTCCATCCGCATCTGCAGGGACCTGATCACCCGCCGCTCTCTGGGCTATGCCTACGTGAACTTTCTGAAGCTGGCTGATGCCCAGAAGGCCCTGGACACAATGAACTTTGACATGATAAAAGGCAAACCCATCCGTCTCATGTGGTCTCAGCGTGATGCCTACTTAAGGAAATCTGGCATTGGGAACGTGTTCATCAAGAATCTGGACAAATCTATTGATAACAAAACCCTTTATGAACATTTTTCAGCTTTTGGGAAGATCCTATCCTCCAAGGTGATGAGTGATGATCAAGGCTCTAGGGGCTATGCATTTGTGCACTTCCAGAACCAGATCGCGGCCGACAGGGCCATCGAGGAGATGAATGGGGCCCTGCTTAAGGACTGCAGGCTGTTTGTTGGCAGATTCAAAAACCGTAAAGATCGGGAAGCCGAGCTCCAAAACAAGGTCAATGAATTCACCAATGTTTACATCAAAAACTTTGGAGATGACATGGATGATGAGAGACTGAAGGAAGCTTTTAGTAAATATGGCAAAACCCTGAGTGTTAAGGTGATGACAGATTCCAGTGGGAAATCCAAAGGCTTTGGCTTTGTGAGTTTTGATAGCCATGAGGCTGCCAAAAAGGctgttgaagaaatgaatggaaaggaCATAAACGGACAGCTGCTTTTTGTAGGCCGGGCGCAAAAGAAATCGGAGCGGCAGGCGGAGTTAAAGCAAATGTTTGAGCAGCTGAAACAGGAAAGATTTCGGAGATGCCAGGGCATGAAGCTCTATATTAAGAACCTCGATGATACCATTGATGATGAAAAACTGTGGAGGGAATTTTCTTCGTTTGGGTCAATTAGCAGAGTCAAGATAATGCGGGAAGAAGGGCGAAGCAAAGGGTTTGGCTTgatctgcttctcctctcctgaGGAGGCCACTAAAGCCATGGCTGAGATGAATGGCCGAATCTTGGGCTCCAAGCCACTCTACGTTGCCCTGGCCCAGAGGCCCTAG